The following are encoded together in the Malaya genurostris strain Urasoe2022 chromosome 3, Malgen_1.1, whole genome shotgun sequence genome:
- the LOC131438948 gene encoding acetyl-CoA carboxylase isoform X4, producing MESGAGGSGGDRPSFIVGEDGQDEMEAKDEFPQTMENGMHHHVGYEVNLNEKRRRLRPSMSHGTGLGLERGHERDFVLSTTEEFVKKFNGTRVITKVLIANNGIAAVKCMRSIRRWSYEMFKNERAVRFVVMVTPEDLKANAEYIKMADHYVPVPGGSNNNNYANVELIVDIALRTQVQAVWAGWGHASENPKLPELLHKKGLVFLGPPDRAMWALGDKVASSIVAQTADIPTLPWSGSELKAQYSGKKIKISSELFARGCVTTSEQGLIAAGKIGFPVMIKASEGGGGKGIRRVDTADEFPVLFRQVQAEVPGSPIFVMKLARGARHLEVQLLADQYGNAISLFGRDCSIQRRHQKIIEEAPAIIAEPEVFEDMEKAAVRLAKMVGYVSAGTVEYLYDAEGRYYFLELNPRLQVEHPCTEMVAEVNLPACQLQIGMGIPLYRIKDIRLLYGEHPWDSTVIDFDNPNTKPRPRGHVIAARITSENPDEGFKPSSGTVQELNFRSSQNVWGYFSVAASGGLHEFADSQFGHCFSWGENRQQARENLVIALKELSIRGDFRTTVEYLITLLETNSFLENTIDTAWLDALIAERVQSDKPDIILGVICGALHIADRKITEAFTSFKTSMEKGQIQAANTLTNVIDVELIAEGIRYKVQAAKSGQNTYFLVMNGSFKEVEVHRLSDGGILLSLDGSSCTTYMKEEVDRYRIVIGNQTCVFDKENDPSLLRSPSAGKLINLLIEDGAHVNKGQPYAEIEVMKMVMTLTAGETGTVTFVRRPGAVLDAGSLLGHLELDDPSLVIKAQPYKNPWPLMTGDNVQVPEKLNRVHFTYKSILENTLSGYCLPDPYNAPRLREIIEKFMQSLRDPSLPLLELQEVIASISGRIPISVEKKIRKLMQLYERNITSVLAQFPSQQIASVIDMHAATLQKRTDRDVFFLTTQGIVQLVQRYRNGIRGRMKAAVHELLRQYYAVECQFQHGHYDKCVGAIREKHKDTMDTVVSTIFSHSQVAKKNLLVTLLIDHLWANEPGLTDELAATLSELTSLNRAEHSRVALRARQVLIAAHQPAYELRHNQMESIFLSAVDMYGHDFHPENLQRLILSETSIFDILHDFFYHSNRAVCNAALEVYVRRAYTSYDLTCLQHLELSGEVPLVHFQFLLPTAHPNRYRHLSDGTECDTIADSFMRTGCMAAFDSFEHFGQYSDEILDLLEDFASPAFVNPKVLEAVDGGDSERRMSTSINVSISDSIPRVEGSDGTVVNPTEAIHILSIALRDMGDMDDLQMEQVFGSFCAQHREELISRRVRRITFAALKKRQFPKFFTYRSRDNFEEDRIYRHLEPACAFQLELNRMRTYDLEALPTANQKMHLYLGRAKVPKGQEVTDFRFFIRSIIRHSDLITKEASFEYLQNEGERVLLESMDELEVAFSHPQAKRTDCNHIFLNFVPTVIMDPAKIEESVTKMVMRYGPRLWKLRVLQAELKMVIRQTTQSPTTSVRLCIANDSGYFLDIAMYTEVTDPETNVIKFMAYGNRQGPLHGLPISSPYMTKDYLQQKRFQAQSNGTTYVYDIPDMFRQMTERLWKEFSKARPNEDIRIPEKILLVCNELVMKGDTLEEIQRLPGENNVGMVAWRIVLATPEFPNGREIIVIANDLTYFIGSFGPQEDLLFCKASELSRQRKCPRIYISVNSGARIGLAEEVKSLFNVAWEDPDEPEKGFKYLYLTTDDYSKIANTNSVRAILIEDEGEPRYKITDIIGKTDGLGVENLRYAGMIAGETSRAYEDVVTISMVTCRTIGIGSYLVRLGQRVIQIENSHIILTGFAALNKLLGRKVYASNNQLGGIQIMHNNGVTHKTEALDLDGVYTILYWLSYIPDVRGGTLPIVSASDSIDRPIDFMPTKAPYDPRWMLAGRVNPSNPSEWETGFFDRGTWSEIMEPWAQTVVVGRAKLGGIPVGVIAVETRSVELTIPADPANLDSEAKTFQQAGQVWFPDSSYKTSQAIKDFGREELPLIILANWRGFSGGQKDMYEQVVKFGAYIVDGLREYKQPVIIYLPPNAELRGGAWAVLDPTINPRYMETYADPESRAGVLEPEGIVEVKFKDKDLIKSIQRLDPVVQELKQKSAEAAGNKEAQSELENQIKMRINSLLHVYHTVAVHFADLHDTPERMLEKGCISEIVPWRSSRTYMYWRLRRLLLEEYFIKQILDAQDSLSVGQAKSMLRRWFVEDKGATEAYLWENNEPVVDWLENQKQCDSTVSRNIYAVKKDAIISHIQTALEECPEAALDAVVGLCQALSPAQRGEVVKTLSQLEFAEKEHASLG from the exons ACCCAGTATGTCCCATGGCACCGGCCTTGGACTGGAAAGAGGACATGAACGTGACTTCGTACTGTCCACCACTGAGGAGTTTGTGAAGAAATTCAACGGAACACGTGTGATCACCAAG GTTCTGATTGCGAACAATGGTATCGCAGCGGTCAAATGTATGCGCTCGATCCGCCGTTGGTCGTACGAGATGTTCAAGAATGAACGTGCGGTGCGTTTTGTCGTCATGGTTACCCCGGAGGATCTTAAGGCCAACGCGGAGTACATCAAGATGGCGGACCACTACGTTCCGGTTCCGGGCGGGTCGAACAACAACAACTATGCCAATGTGGAACTCATCGTGGACATTGCACTGCGAACCCAGGTGCAAGCCGTGTGGGCCGGTTGGGGACACGCTTCGGAGAATCCGAAACTACCGGAGCTGTTGCACAAGAAGGGTTTGGTGTTTTTGGGACCACCCGACCGTGCCATGTGGGCTCTCGGTGACAAGGTAGCGTCATCGATTGTGGCTCAAACGGCGGATATACCAACTTTACCGTGGTCCGGTTCGGAACTGAAAGCGCAGTACAGTGGGAAAAAGATTAAGATTTCCAGTGAGCTTTTTGCTCGTGGCTGTGTGACAACCTCGGAGCAGGGCTTAATTGCGGCTGGCAAAATCGGGTTTCCCGTTATGATCAAGGCATCTGAAGGAGGTGGTGGAAAAGGTATTCGGCGAGTAGATACGGCCGATGAATTTCCGGTACTGTTTCGGCAGGTACAGGCTGAAGTGCCGGGATCGCCGATTTTCGTCATGAAACTGGCCCGTGGAGCTAGGCACTTGGAAGTGCAACTGCTGGCCGATCAGTACGGCAATGCTATCAGCTTGTTCGGACGAGACTGTTCGATTCAGCGACGGCACCAGAAAATTATTGAGGAAGCCCCAGCCATCATTGCAGAACCGGAGGTCTTTGAGGACATGGAAAAGGCAGCTGTGCGTCTGGCGAAAATGGTTGGTTATGTCAGCGCAGGTACTGTAGAGTATCTGTACGATGCGGAAGGAAGGTACTATTTCCTGGAGCTAAATCCACGTTTACAAGTGGAGCATCCTTGCACGGAAATGGTTGCCGAAGTGAACCTTCCCGCTTGTCAGTTACAAATTGGAATGGGTATTCCTCTCTACCGTATCAAGGATATCAGGTTGCTGTACGGAGAACATCCGTGGGATTCTACTGTGATTGATTTCGATAATCCAAACACGAAACCGCGTCCACGGGGACACGTGATTGCTGCTCGTATCACTTCGGAAAATCCGGATGAAGGTTTTAAACCTAGCTCGGGAACGGTGCAGGAGTTGAATTTTCGTTCTAGCCAAAATGTGTGGGGTTACTTCAGTGTGGCGGCTTCGGGAGGACTTCACGAATTTGCTGATTCTCAGTTCGGTCATTGCTTCTCCTGGGGTGAGAACCGACAACAGGCGAGAGAGAATTTGGTCATCGCCCTGAAAGAGTTATCCATCCGGGGTGACTTCCGCACAACGGTTGAATATTTGATAACACTGTTGGAAACAAATAGTTTCCTGGAGAACACAATCGACACGGCTTGGTTGGATGCTTTGATCGCAGAACGCGTTCAATCGGATAAACCGGATATAATTCTTGGTGTCATCTGTGGTGCTTTACATATTGCCGATCGAAAGATCACAGAAGCGTTCACTAGTTTTAAAACGTCGATGGAGAAGGGACAAATTCAAGCAGCCAATACCTTAACCAACGTAATCGACGTTGAGTTAATTGCTGAGGGCATTCGGTACAAAGTGCAAGCGGCTAAAAGTGGTCAAAATACCTACTTTTTAGTGATGAACGGTTCGTTTAAGGAAGTCGAAGTTCATAGATTGTCGGACGGTGGAATACTACTGTCACTGGATGGGTCAAGCTGTACGACATACATGAAGGAAGAAGTGGACCGATACAGAATTGTTATTGGAAATCAAACCTGTGTGTTCGATAAAGAAAACGATCCATCATTGTTGCGAAGCCCTTCTGCTGGTAAGTTGATCAATTTACTTATCGAAGATGGAGCACATGTTAACAAAGGCCAGCCTTACGCGGAGATTGAGGTAATGAAAATGGTTATGACTTTAACTGCTGGAGAAACCGGAACGGTGACATTCGTTCGACGCCCAGGAGCTGTGTTGGATGCCGGTTCTCTACTAGGACATCTAGAGTTGGACGATCCGTCGCTAGTGATAAAAGCGCAACCTTACAAGAATCCTTGGCCTCTGATGACTGGGGATAATGTTCAAGTTCCAGAAAAGTTAAACCGGGTACATTTCACCTACAAATCGATTCTCGAAAATACGCTTTCTGGATATTGTTTGCCTGATCCCTACAATGCTCCAAGATTACGAGAGATCATTGAAAAATTCATGCAGAGCTTACGAGACCCGTCTCTTCCGTTGCTAGAACTGCAAGAAGTAATCGCCTCGATTTCCGGCCGCATTCCTATATCGGTAGAGAAAAAGATTCGGAAACTGATGCAGCTCTATGAACGTAACATTACCAGTGTTCTTGCCCAGTTCCCCTCGCAACAGATCGCTTCCGTCATTGATATGCATGCGGCAACACTGCAAAAACGCACCGATCGTGACGTTTTCTTCCTTACTACTCAGGGAATCGTCCAACTTGTGCAACGCTATCGCAATGGAATCCGTGGTCGTATGAAGGCAGCTGTACATGAACTTCTTCGACAATATTACGCAGTGGAATGccagtttcagcatggccactaCGACAAATGTGTCGGTGCCATTCGGGAAAAGCACAAAGATACTATGGACACCGTTGTGAGTACCATTTTCTCGCACAGTCAGGTGGCAAAGAAAAATCTTCTGGTAACATTGTTAATCGATCATCTCTGGGCCAATGAACCGGGACTTACGGATGAACTGGCTGCCACGTTGAGCGAACTAACGTCTTTGAATAGGGCAGAACATTCCCGGGTTGCTTTGCGAGCTCGGCAGGTTCTGATCGCTGCTCATCAGCCTGCTTACGAATTACGCCACAACCAGATGGAATCGATTTTCCTCTCTGCAGTCGACATGTACGGACACGATTTCCATCCGGAAAATTTGCAGCGTTTGATTCTTTCCGAGACATCGATCTTCGACATTCTGCACGATTTCTTCTACCACTCGAATCGAGCCGTGTGTAATGCCGCCCTGGAAGTTTACGTTCGTCGAGCCTACACCTCGTACGATCTGACCTGTTTGCAACATCTGGAGCTGTCTGGAGAAGTACCGCTGGTGCACTTCCAATTTCTACTGCCCACAGCTCATCCCAATCGATACAG GCATTTGTCGGATGGAACCGAATGTGATACGATTGCCGATTCGTTCATGCGTACTGGCTGTATGGCTGCATTCGATTCATTTGAACACTTTGGACAgtactcggatgaaattcttgACTTACTGGAAGACTTTGCTTCGCCTGCGTTTGTAAATCCGAAGGTTTTGGAGGCGGTTGATGGCGGAGACTCGGAACGACGAATGAGTACCTCCATAAACGTTTCAATTTCGGATTCCATTCCTCGCGTCGAGGGCTCGGATGGAACTGTTG TTAATCCCACTGAAGCCATTCATATTTTGAGCATTGCCCTTCGGGACATGGGTGACATGGATGATTTACAGATGGAACAAGTGTTTGGTTCTTTCTGTGCTCAACATCGCGAAGAACTAATAAGTCGTCGCGTGAGAAGAATTACGTTTGCGGCACTGAAAAA GCGTCAGTTCCCCAAATTCTTCACCTACCGCTCCCGGGACAACTTCGAAGAGGATCGCATCTACCGTCATCTGGAGCCAGCATGCGCGTTCCAATTGGAACTGAACCGTATGCGCACCTACGACCTGGAGGCGCTACCGACGGCGAATCAAAAGATGCACCTGTATTTGGGACGCGCCAAAGTACCCAAGGGTCAAGAAGTGACCGACTTCCGTTTCTTCATACGTTCCATCATTCGTCATTCGGATCTGATCACGAAGGAAGCCTCGTTCGAGTATCTACAGAACGAAGGCGAACGTGTCctgctcgaatcgatggatgagCTGGAAGTGGCGTTCTCACACCCGCAGGCAAAACGAACGGATTGCAATCACATTTTCTTGAACTTCGTGCCCACCGTCATAATGGATCCCGCGAAAATCGAAGAGTCTGTGACGAAAATGGTTATGCGATACGGTCCACGTCTATGGAAGCTCCGCGTGCTACAAGCAGAACTGAAAATGGTCATCCGTCAGACCACTCAATCCCCAACTACCTCAGTGCGCCTTTGTATAGCAAACGATTCAGGATACTTTTTAGATATAGCAATGTACACCGAAGTGACCGATCCAGAAACGAATGTCATTAAGTTTATGGCGTACGGCAATCGACAAGGACCCTTGCACGGGTTACCGATTTCGTCTCCTTACATGACCAAAGATTACCTACAGCAGAAGCGTTTCCAGGCTCAATCCAACGGAACGACCTATGTGTACGATATTCCGGATATGTTCCGACAGATGACAGAACGTCTCTGGAAGGAATTTTCGAAAGCTAGACCAAACGAGGACATTAGAATCCCTGAGAAGATTCTGCTGGTTTGTAATGAACTGGTGATGAAAGGCGATACGTTGGAGGAAATCCAACGGCTACCGGGAGAAAATAACGTCGGAATGGTGGCATGGCGAATTGTTCTGGCTACTCCCGAGTTTCCCAATGGCCGAGAAATTATTGTGATTGCTAATGACCTGACCTATTTCATCGGTTCCTTTGGACCTCAGGAAGATCTACTGTTTTGCAAGGCTTCCGAGTTGTCCAGGCAAAGAAAATGTCCCCGGATTTACATTTCTGTCAACAGTGGAGCTCGTATCGGTTTGGCTGAAGAAGTGAAGTCGCTCTTCAATGTCGCATGGGAAGATCCCGACGAGCCGGAAAAGGGATTCAAATATCTCTACCTGACCACCGACGATTACAGCAAGATCGCAAATACGAATTCGGTGCGTGCCATTTTGATTGAAGACGAAGGTGAGCCACGATACAAAATCACAGATATAATTGGAAAAACCGACGGATTGGGAGTGGAGAATCTCCGTTATGCTGGTATGATAGCCGGCGAGACTTCCCGGGCATATGAAGATGTAGTCACTATTTCGATGGTCACCTGCCGAACGATTGGCATCGGATCGTATCTGGTGCGTTTGGGTCAACGAGTTATTCAGATTGAAAACTCTCATATCATCCTAACTGGATTCGCTGCTTTGAACAAGCTGCTTGGCAGAAAGGTTTACGCTTCTAACAATCAGCTAGGCGGTATTCAAATTATGCACAACAATGGAGTGACGCACAAAACGGAGGCACTTGATTTAGATGGCGTTTACACGATACTATATTGGCTATCCTACATTCCTGACGTACGTGGTGGTACTCTGCCGATTGTATCGGCAAGTGATTCTATTGATCGCCCGATCGATTTTATGCCTACCAAAGCACCGTACGATCCACGCTGGATGCTCGCCGGTCGCGTGAATCCATCGAACCCATCCGAATGGGAGACGGGTTTCTTCGATCGCGGTACTTGGTCGGAAATCATGGAACCATGGGCACAAACCGTAGTCGTTGGTCGAGCCAAACTCGGTGGTATTCCAGTCGGTGTGATAGCCGTGGAAACGCGATCGGTAGAACTGACAATCCCAGCAGATCCGGCTAATTTGGATTCGGAAGCGAAAACATTCCAACAGGCAGGTCAAGTATGGTTCCCAGATTCTTCGTACAAAACGTCGCAAGCTATCAAAGACTTCGGTCGTGAGGAGTTACCTTTGATCATCTTAGCTAATTGGAGAGGATTTTCCGGTGGACAGAAAG atatgTACGAACAGGTTGTGAAATTCGGAGCATACATCGTCGATGGACTGAGGGAATACAAACAGCCTGTTATCATATACCTACCGCCGAATGCCGAACTTCGTGGTGGAGCTTGGGCTGTATTGGATCCCACAATTAATCcacgatacatggaaacgtacgCTGATCCAGAATCTCGCGCTGGTGTCTTGGAACCAGAGGGTATCGTTGAGGTAAAGTTCAAGGATAAAGATCTCATCAAAAGTATTCAGCGGTTGGATCCGGTTGTACAAGAA TTGAAACAGAAGTCCGCTGAAGCTGCAGGAAATAAGGAAGCGCAAAGCGAacttgaaaatcaaatcaaaatgcgAATCAATTCTTTGCTTCACGTGTACCATACCGTAGCGGTACATTTTGCCGATCTACACGATACTCCCGAGCGTATGCTCGAGAAGGGCTGCATTAGTGAAATCGTGCCCTGGCGCAGCTCACGCACCTACATGTATTGGCGACTCAGGCGGCTGCTGCTGGAGGAGTATTTCATCAAGCAAATTTTGGATGCCCAGGATAGCTTATCGGTCGGTCAGGCAAAATCGATGCTGCGTCGGTGGTTTGTGGAAGATAAAGGGGCCACGGAG GCTTACTTGTGGGAAAATAACGAGCCAGTCGTGGATTGGTTGGAGAACCAGAAACAGTGTGATTCAACCGTCTCTAGGAACATCTACGCCGtgaagaaggatgcaataaTTTCTCACATCCAAACAGCACTTGAG GAATGCCCTGAAGCAGCGCTGGATGCCGTTGTTGGCCTGTGTCAGGCCCTCTCACCTGCCCAGCGTGGTGAAGTGGTAAAAACGCTTTCGCAACTAGAGTTCGCTGAAAAAGAGCACGCCAGCTTGGGATGA